A section of the Thunnus albacares chromosome 6, fThuAlb1.1, whole genome shotgun sequence genome encodes:
- the LOC122983605 gene encoding von Willebrand factor A domain-containing protein 5A-like isoform X1, with protein sequence MPSSSSTHPALFYMEIERTIGGVTVSVYKLPGLSTAYKFDSTYLLEGTPINSSETFILKGAKMNHCGLLTAKKEPVPLKSIEVELEVRDHVATVVSTLLYENKEDKPLEAVFVFPLPGDAAVCHFSAKIGQTQIVAEVKEKQKAHEEYDDALSSGQQAFLLEESDQSPDIFSLSVGSLPPGESASIRLEYVTELAVQADDGLRFCLPAVLNPRYQPQGSEGGSVQVTSVPASLVPYSLSFSARVFSPRPISKVESKCSLDPLQYLNTEQTQATVKLAAGHKFDRDVELLIYYKDAHQPTAVVEAGQASAKPGTLMGDPVVMLSLYPEFPQAVMSSVASCGEFVFLIDRSGSMDCPMDNRNQKETRIGSARDTLLLLLKSLPMGCYFNIYSFGSSYQHIFPKSVEYSEKTMEEALKKVEKMDADLGGTEILEPLKHIYSQPCIPSQPRQLFVFTDGEVGNTKEVINLVRDNSGSHRCFSFGIGEGASSALINGLAKEGGGHAQFITGTDRMQPKVMQSLRFALQPAVVDISVTWDLPKAVSVTVLSPPITTIFQGQRSLVYAQLTGQSPEAAEGCVTVKYSLAGHPSQNQLRFSLKPAEDTGLTVHRLGARTLIRSLEMEERERRGQQDGRVKQKVVELSVQSGVSSSFTAFIAVNKSDSKAIQGPLLRRNVPAPMMMMMSCSMPARLQRCAAPPMRNLLTGCSKSAAPPRRNFMMGRAMPQSLSTQSCDFAAPVMGSRFDDGSWEAERYSLGECCDEGDESDESDKSERDSIDDEVEVAMPKQPRRDPLLQLVSLQKASGCWLLEPALAAALGKTSEEVENPKPSVVNKEVWATILALIWLHGFKSDVQDEWELLAMKAASWLCAQKAPCVTECVEAGNALLGCKVQKDSLGI encoded by the exons ATGCCAAGCTCAAGCTCCACCCACCCGGCGCTCTTTTATATGGAAATCGAGCGTACAATCGGAGGCGTGACTGTATCTGTATATAAACTTCCTGGTTTGAGCACAGCTTACAAGTTTGACTCCACATATTTACTGGAAGGAACTCCAATAAATTCATCAGAAACATTCATCCTCAAAG GTGCAAAGATGAACCACTGTGGTCTGCTAACTGCCAAGAAGGAACCAG TTCCTCTGAAGAGCATTGAAGTGGAGCTGGAGGTGAGGGACCATGTGGCTACAGTGGTCTCCACTCTGCTCTACGAGAACAAGGAGGACAAACCACTGGAggctgtttttgtcttccctctGCCTGGAGATGCTGCTGTCTGTCATTTCAGTGCTAAGATTGGACAAACACAGATTGTAGCTGAGgtgaaggagaaacagaag GCTCATGAGGAGTATGATGACGCATTGAGCTCTGGTCAGCAGGCCTTCCTATTGGAAGAGAGTGATCAGAGCCCGGATATATTCTCTCTGAGTGTGGGCAGTCTGCCTCCAGGAGAGAGCGCCTCCATCAGGCTGGAGTACGTCACTGAGCTGGCTGTGCAGGCTGATGACGGGCTGAGGTTTTGTCTGCCTGCTGTGCTCAACCCTCGCTACCAACCTCAGG GAAGTGAAGGTGGCAGCGTCCAGGTGACATCTGTTCCAGCCTCTCTGGTGCCCTacagtctgtctttctctgcccGGGTGTTTTCTCCTCGTCCAATCTCTAAAGTAGAGTCCAAGTGCTCCCTGGACCCTCTCCAGTACCTCAACACAGAGCAAACTCAGGCCACG GTCAAGTTGGCTGCAGGACACAAGTTCGACAGGGATGTTGAACTGTTGATTTATTACAAAGACGCCCACCAGCCCACTGCTGTGGTGGAGGCAGGACAGGCCTCTGCCAAGCCTG GCACTCTGATGGGTGATCCAGTGGTGATGCTGAGCCTGTACCCTGAGTTCCCCCAGGCTGTGATGTCTTCAGTCGCCTCATGTGGAGAGTTTGTGTTCTTGATTGATCGATCTGGAAGTATGGATTGTCCTATGGATAACCGCAACCAGAAAGAGACTCGCATTGGCAGTGCCAGG GATACTCTACTGCTCCTGCTGAAGAGTTTACCAATGGGCTGCTACTTCAACATCTACAGTTTCGGGTCCAGTTATCAACACATCTTCCC TAAGAGTGTGGAGTACAGTGAAAAGACTATGGAAGAGGCTCTGAAGAAAGTTGAGAAGATGGACGCTGATCTGGGAGGAACAGAGATCCTGGAGCCcctcaaacacatttacagccaGCCCTGCATTCCCAGTCAACCAAGacaa CTGTTTGTCTTTACTGACGGCGAGGTGGGGAACACCAAAGAAGTTATAAATCTGGTGAGGGACAACTCAGGCTCCCACAG GTGTTTCTCTTTTGGGATCGGGGAAGGAGCCAGCTCTGCTCTTATCAATGGGTTGGCCAAGGAAGGAGGAGGTCACGCTCAGTTCATCACAGGAACTGACAGGATGCAACCAAAA GTGATGCAGTCGCTGCGATTTGCTCTGCAGCCAGCTGTAGTGGACATCTCAGTCACATGGGATTTACCAAAGGCAGTGTCTGTCACTGTCCTCTCACCACCCATCACAACAATTTtccagggtcaaaggtcactggtTTATGCTCAGCTCACTGGACAG AGTCCAGAGGCAGCAGAGGGCTGTGTGACGGTGAAGTACAGCCTGGCAGGTCATCCATCCCAGAACCAGCTTCGCTTCAGTCTCAAACCTGCAGAGGACACTGG ACTAACAGTCCACAGGTTGGGTGCTCGGACTCTGATTCGCTCCCTTgagatggaagagagagagcgcagAGGACAGCAAGATGGACGAGTGAAGCAGAAGGTGGTGGAGCTCAGTGTCCAATCAGGAGTGAGCAGTTCCTTCACCGCCTTCATTGCTGTCAATAAAAGTGACAGCAAGGCGATTCAAGGACCTCTGTTGCGCAGAAATGTTCCAGCACCCA tgatgatgatgatgagctgTAGTATGCCTGCAAGACTTCAGAGGTGTGCTGCTCCACCCATGAGAAATT TGTTGACGGGCTGTAGTAAGTCGGCTGCTCCACCCAGGAGAAATT TCATGATGGGGAGGGCCATGCCACAGAGTTTGTCTACGCAGAGTTGTGATTTTGCTGCTCCAGTCATGGGAAGTC GTTTTGATGATGGTAGTTGGGAAGCAGAGCGATATAGTCTGGGAGAGTGCTGTGACGAAGGTGATGAAAGTGATGAAAGTGACAAAAGTGAGAGAg ACTCTATTGATGATGAGGTTGAAGTCGCCATGCCCAAGCAGCCTCGCAGAGACCCTTTGCTGCAGTTGGTGTCCCTCCAGAAGGCGTCTGGTTGCTGGTTGCTTGAACCAGCTCTGGCTGCTGCACTGGGAAAGACCAGTGAGGAGGTGGAAAACCCCAAACCTTCAGTG GTGAACAAGGAAGTGTGGGCCACTATTCTGGCTCTGATCTGGCTTCATGGTTTCAAGTCAGATGTTCAGGATGAATGGGAGCTTCTGGCTATGAAGGCTGCATCATGGCTCTGTGCTCAGAAAG caccaTGTGTGACAGAGTGTGTGGAAGCTGGAAATGCACTGCTGGGTTGCAAGGTGCAGAAAGATTCACTGGGGATTTGA